The following is a genomic window from Lysinibacillus sp. JNUCC-52.
ACTTTATCGTCAATCATTCACAAGCAAAAGGACTCATTTATGATGAGAGAATAGAAGAAGTACTAGCGGATGTTCCGTATTCATTTCAACATGTAATCGGATTGAAAGATATGAAAGAGGTTATCCAAAACTATAAAGGGCAAAGGAAGATACTACAATTACAAGCGAATGATACATCTGTTGTTATGTATACGTCTGGTACAACTGGGAAGCCAAAAGGGGTAATGCTGACGCATCAAAATATTGCTTCGACAGCGGATATTTGGTCAGCATCGATGAATATGACGAACGAAGACAGCATGTTTATTTGTACGCCTTTGTTTCATTGTGCAGGCCTCCATGTATTTGCGATGCCAATGTTCTATAAAGGAGGTGCGGTCATTATAGAGGAAAGCTTTTCACCGAAAAATACGTTACAACAGCTGATAAAAACAGAGGCTACTATTTTCTTTGGAGTACCTTCCATGTATACGATGATATTAAATACCCCTGAATTTAAGGATCATTCCTTTATGAATTTACGTTTATTATGTTATGGTGCAGCACCGATGCCATATGAGCTTGTGAGGCAAGTTAAAGAAGCATTGCCGAATGTAAAAGTTCAAAATCTATATGGTCAAACAGAAAATTCACCTGCTGCAACCTCTCTTTTAGATGCAGATGCATTAATCAAAATTGGTTCAGTCGGAAAGCCGTTAGCACAGACAGAAGTGCGTGTTGTAGATAGCTATGGGGAAGCTGTACCAGCGGGCGAAGTTGGTGAAATTTGCGTTAGAGGGCCACAAGTCATGAAAGGTTATTTACGCAATGATGAAGAGACCGCTCGTGCAATTCAAGATGGTTGGCTCTATTCAGGTGATTTAGGACGCTTTGATGAAGAAGGTTACTTATATATCGTCGATCGTAAAAAGGATATGATTATTCGCGGTGGGGAAAATATTTATCCGATTGAGATTGAAGAAGTGTTATATCAGTTGCCAGCCATTTTAGAGGCAGCTGTTGTTGGCTTACCACATGAAGTGTATGGTGAAGTACCAAAGGCATTTGTCGTCTTAAAAGATGGGCAACTGATAGATGAAGCATCCATATTAGCCTATTGTCGTTCGCAGCTTGCAAAATATAAAGTGCCTTACGAAATAGAATTTTTAGAACAGTTACCACGCAATGCATCAGGAAAGGTGTTAAAGCATACGCTTCGACCACAAATAGCAAAATCTTAAAAGTATAGGATTTTGTCAATCCATTGAAAAGTAGCAGGATAAAATATGAACACCTATTAAATTAGCGTATAATAAAGCTACGACAAATTGTAAAAATAGAATAGAAGATTATATATTTCTTCGAATGAGATAGGAGCGGAATTTGTCTTGTGGAGTGATTATAAACGACTTTTAATAGTGAGTATTATGATTATCATGCTACTTTCTGGTTGTAATCAATTAACACAGCAGAGTCGATCAAAGAATCAATTAACTGTTTTAACGGTAGAATTTAATAGTGGTGCACCAATTCCGAGTCTCTATATAACAATGACAGATACGGAAACAGGTAAGAAAATTGAAGAAGCAGTAGGCTCTGAAGAGGGAGAGGCTACTTTTTCAAACCTTGTAGAGGGTAGGGAATATACGATTACGGCAACAACGCTAAATAGCAATGGTGATAACGGCTATACGACAATTGAAAAATTTACGTATGATGTGACGAAGCCTTATTATCGACTGCCGACGCATTCCTCAAGAGCAGAGCAGGAGCTTGCTGTTCCAGTAATCATGCAAAAACCAGAGCTTCCACAAGGTTGTGAGATTACGGCACTAACGGCTGTTTTAAATTATTACGGCATGAATATTTCAAAGCTTGAAATGGCAGATAACTATTTGCCTAAGCAAAATATATATACATCAGCTAATCAACGCTACGGACCGAACCCAGCGCTTGCATATGCTGGTAATCCACGTGATAAGGCAAATGGTATGTATGTTTTTGCAGCACCGATTGTCAAAGCTGCGGAAGCCGCTATAGCAGATAGGCAGGCAAATTTACGTGTAACGGATATGAGCGGTGCATCTCAGAGTGAGATTTTAGAGCTTGTAGAGGAGGGAGTACCTGTAGTTGTATGGGTTACCCTTGATTTATCGACACCTAAAACATCTGCAAATAAAGGATGGATTTATGAAGGTGAAACGGAAAAACGTGAAGCCTACATCAACTTACATGCCGTCGTATTAACTGGTTATTCAGATCAGCAAGTTGTCGTTATGGACCCATTACAGGGCAATGTATCCTACAATGTTGACGAATTTTTCAAGAGCTATAAGGAGCTAAATATGCAAGCAGTAGCAGTTCATAAATAAGGAATGGCGCATGTTTCCTATAGAAAGGAATGCTATTGGAACGCAGTTTTGACTGTAGTAAAATATGTTACACTAATAAAAAAACTAAAGTGAGTTGAGTAGAATGGCCATTGAGCACGCTTTTTTACCAGTTTTATTGGGCGATGAAATGAATGCTTACGGCATGGCGCGAGCATTTTACGAGTCCTATGGCGTCAAACCACTTGCATTAAATCATACGAATATGGAAAAAATTCAACAAAGTGATTTATTAACTTTTCGTGAAGTACCAAGATTGCACATTGAAGAGCGCTTTGTTGTTGCTTTAAAAGCAATCGCAGAAGAGTTTACAGATAAAAAATTATTGCTTTTAGCTTGTGATGAGTTTTATGTAAAAAAAATTGTAAAGCATAAAGAGGAATTATCGAGTTTTTATGTAATCCCTTATGTCGATGAATCACTTGCCAATCAATTACTAACACGTGAAAGCATGTATCAGCTTTGTGCAGCATATGGCTTCCATTATCCTGCAATGCATGTTTGTACGGTAAATGATTATGAGCAATTGACGATGCCATTTGAATATCCTATTGTCATCAAGCCTATGAATATGACGAAGTACGCAAGTTGTATTTTCCCAGGTAAGAAAAAGGTTTATACTGCACATAATGAGGATGAAAAAGATGCTATTTTTCACGCGATATATAAGGAATCTGCCTATCGGGATGATTTAATGGTTCAGCAATATATTCCAGGTGAAGATGCCAATATGCGTGTTGTAAATGCTTATGTTGGACAAGATCACAAGGTCAAGCTACTATCAGTAGGAAACCCAATTTTAGAAGAACATTCACCTGATGGTATTGGACGCTATGTTGCCATTATGACGACTTACAACAAGGAACTAATGGATTGTGTTAAAACGTTTCTTGAGGCGTTGCCATTTCAAGGCTTTGCTACATTCGATATGAAATATGATGAACGAGATGGGCTGTATAAATTATTAAGTATGGAATTACATAATGAATTATCGAATTATTATGTGACAGCAAGCGGCTATAATTTAATGCAGTATGTAGCGGATGATTTTATTCGTGGAAGTAAACAGCAGCTAACATATGTGCAAAACAAGCACCTTTGGACGATCGTGCCAAATGGAGTATTATTTAAATACGTATTAAATGAACAACTTGTAATTGAAGCTAAAAGTCTGATTCGACAAGGATTAGCAACGGATTCTATCTTTAATTATAAAGATATGAATGCGAAGCGTTGGTTGAATGTAACGCTTGATAATTTAAGCTTCTATCGCAAATATAAGAAATATTTTAACAACAAAGGTCTGTCTAACTCATGAAAAAACAAACTTTAGGTATAATTGGTGGCGTCGGTCCACTTGCAACAATGTTTATCGGCGAAATGATTGTAAGACGTACGAAAGCAACAAAAGATCAGGAGCATGTACATACGATTATTGATAATGATACAAATATTCCTGATCGGACGGCTTTTATATTAGATAAAACAAAAGAAAACCCTGTTCCAGTTTTAATTGAGGATGCAAAAAAGCTAGCCTCTGTTGGAGCAAATTTAATTGCCATTCCGTGCAATACGGCACATACCTTTTATGATGAATTAGCACAAGGCTCTCCAATCCCTGTGTTACACATGATTCGTGAAACGGCGAAGCGTGCAAATGATTTAGGGGCAAAGCGTGTTGGTATTTTAGCGACAACGGGAACATTAACGTCACGTATGTATCAAGATGCATTAGAGGAGTTTGGCATAACACCCGTAATTCCCGATGATCAAATGAAGGAAAAAGTTATGGCGATTATTTACGATTATGTGAAGGCTGGTAAGGATGTCACACAGGAAGATTGGCTGCCTATCGAAGAAGCGATGCTAGCCCTGGATTGTGATCGTATTGTGCTAGGCTGCACAGAGTTGTCAATCGTCAATCGAGATTTAAAATTAAGTGACAAATATATAGACTCATTAATCGTCTTAGCTGAATGCGCTATTTTAGCGTGTGGCTATGAATTAGTGGAGTAACATTTGGCTCACCTGTTGTAATAGGTGAGCTTTTTTAATCCATGTCTAAAAATAAAAGAGTATCGCACAATATAAAGAAGGAAAATGCTTGTACACAGCTAGTGTGTTAAACTAATGTCAAGCAGGATAATAAGGTGGGAATTAACATGTCAGTAATAAATTTATTAAAAGAAGAATTACAAGCAAAATGGAACTTTGAAGAACCGATGAAAATTCAAGAAGAAATGATTCCAGCAATGCTTGAAGGCAAAGATATTGTAGCAGAATCACCAACAGGCTCAGGGAAAACATTGGCCTATGTGTTGCCTTTACTTAATAAAGTAAATGGATCGAAAAAGCAAACACAAGGATTGATTGTTGCGCCATCTCAGGAATTAGCAATGCAAATCGTTGAGGTCATTCGTGAATGGATAGCGGGAACTGATATTACAGTACAACAGCTTATTGGTGGTGCAAACTCTGCACGACAAATTGAGAAGTTAAAGAAAAAGCCAACAATTGTAGTTGGTACGCCAGGTCGCTTAAATGAGCTAGTGCGTTCAGGTAAATTAAAATTAAAAGAAATTGAAACAGTTATTTTAGACGAATGTGATCAGCTATTAAGCCGCGAGTATCGCGTTGTGGTGAAATCATTTATCGAAGGGTCAGCATTCGGTCGCCAAGTAGTTGTTGTTTCTGCCACAATTACTGAGGAAATTGAATTAGTCGCAAGCCGTATGATGTTTGAGCCATTGCGCTTTAAAATTAAACCTGAGGATATGGTGAAGTTCGGTAAAGTTGTGCATTCGTTCTTGAAAGTAGAAGAACGTGATAAAACAGACTTCCTACGTAGACTATCACATACAGAAGGCTTACGTGCCCTTGCTTTCGTCAATAATATCGATCAATTGTTAATGAAAGAAACGAAGCTACAATATCGTTCAGCACCAATTGTGACATTACATTCTGACATGAAAAAGGAAGAACGTAAAAAAGCCTTAGACGCATTCCGTAAAGGAGATGCGCGTGTTTTAATTGCCACAGATATTGCGGCCCGTGGTTTAGATATTGCTGGTTTAACACATGTTATTCATGTCGATGTTCCACGTACAATTGAACAGTATTTGCATCGCTCAGGTCGTACAGGTCGTGCAGGGGCAGATGGTGAAGTACTAACATTGCTTTCATACCATGATGAAAAAACTTATAAAAAGTGGACACGTGAAATTCCAGGCAAACCCGTGCAGAAAGTATGGCATGATGGCGAGCTCGTAGAAGGAAATTCAAAAACAATTGGGCAAAAGCGAGGGAAATAATATGACGTTTGAAGAAAAATTACAAGCATATGCAGAGCTAGCAGTTAAGGTTGGTGTCAATATTCAACAAGGGCAATACTTATTAGTGAATACATCGGTGGAAGCTTTAGACTTTGCTCGTCTAGTGGTGAAGGAAGCCTACAAAGCTGGAGCTGGCCGTGTTCATGTTAATTTTTCAGATGATGAAATGGACCGTGCTTATTTTGAGCATGCGTCTGACGAGGAATTTAATCGTTTCCCAGAATGGGTTGTTAAAATGCGTGATGAGCTAATCGAACGCAAAGGGGCATTGTTATGGATAGATGCTGCAGATCCTGACAAATTAACTGGTATTCCAGCAGACCGTTTAGCAACACATCAAAAGGTATCAGGCGCTGCATTGAAAAACTACCGTAATGCTGTCATGAAGGATTTAATCGCATGGTCTATCGTAGCCGTACCTTCTCAAAAGTGGGCAGAAAAAGTATTCCCGAATTTAGAAGTTGAAAAACAAGTACCAGCTCTTTGGGAAGCCATCTTTAAAACGGTGCATATTGGTGAGGGGAATGCGGTTGAAAACTGGCGTACACATGTTGCAAATTTAGAATCGCGCGCTGCATTATTGAACAATAAAAAGTATGCAAAACTTCATTATACTGCACCAGGTACTGATTTAACGATCGCATTAGCACCTCAGCATAAATGGCTTACAGGTGGTAGTAAAACACCTGATGATACCATTTTTATCGCCAATATGCCGACGGAAGAAGTATATACGTTGCCAATGAAGCAAGGTGTAAATGGCTATGTTAGTAATACAAAGCCATTAGTATACCAAGGCAATATTATCGATGGCTTTAAGCTTACATTTGAAGAAGGAAAAATTATTGATGCACAAGCACAAGTTGGGCAAGATCTTTTACAAGAGTTAATTGCAGTGGATGAAGGTTCTTGTTATTTAGGTGAGGTAGCACTTGTTCCACATGAGTCCCCAATCTCGGCATCAGAAATATTATATTTCAATACATTATTTGATGAAAATGCTTCAAACCATTTAGCTATCGGTGAAGCTTATCCAACTTGTTTAGAAGGTGGAAGAGATTTAGAAAATGGTCAACTTGAAGCGTTAGGTGCGAACATTTCTGTTACACATGAGGACTTTATGATTGGTAGTGGCGAAATGGATATTGACGGTATTTTACCAGATGGTACTGTGGAGCCAATTTTCCGTAAGGGTAGCTGGGCTTTTTAATAGACTAACATTCATAAAATGTGAGGTGAGCAGATGAAACAACTATTGAGCCTAGTAAGTATAACGGTGCTTTCGTTGACACTTGGTGTTTCATCTGCTTTTGCACGGGCTGAAAATTATGTGGCGCTTGGCGATTCATTGGCAGCTGGTCAAACACCGTATCAGGAAATTGATGCAGGCTATAGTGATCTTATCGCGATGCGTTTAGGAAAGATGGGGCAGCTGAGTGCCTATACGAAAGAGCTTGCGTTCCCAGGCTTTACAACAGCGGATGTTTTAGAGCGAATAAAGTCAGAAGAGGCACGTACAATCTTAGCAAATGCTACACTTATTACGATTTCTGCAGGCGCCAATGATTTACTTCGTTTAGTGCAGGTCAACCCAACTGCTGGTACATTAACGTTTTCACAGCTTCAAGTTGACTACGCTTTAAATATGGCACGAAAAAATATGGCGGATATATTGGCAGAGTTAAAATTACGTGCACCAAAAGCGAAGGTATATATTATGGGCTATTATTTCGCTTATCCAAATGTGCATGCAACACAAAAAGAGGGAACAAATGCACAGCTCCTAAAGTTAAATACAATTTTAGAGCAACAAGCTGAGCAGGCAGGGATGACTTATATAAATGTCTACGATGCTTTTGGGTTGCAATCTAATCACTACTTGCCAAATATTGCAGATGTCCATCCTAATTTTGAAGGCTATCGGCAAATGGCGAATGCCTTTTTAACATCTTATAGTGGTAACGATATGCTCGCAATCTCTACTACAGAGTTACCAAATCCTAATCCAATGACATTTCAGGAAATCTTAGAAAAACAGGCTAAGTCTAAGGAAAAGTCAGAAGAAGCGAAATCGGAGAAAGTTTCAACTGCAAGAAACATTCAGGGCTTTATTGGCTATGCTGCTTTTATAGAAAAAGCCAAAGCCAATCAGCGCTCGCAACTAAGACAAATCTAGGACATGAAAGATACAAAAAGCTGTAACGTAAAAAAGTATGCTAAGTAAATGAACTGCCTCCTAATTAGGGTCAATTCAAGTAACTTAGCATACTTTTTTATTGCAGGACAGGTGCCAGTCACCGAAACAATTCTGAATATTACCAGTGCCAGTCACTGACATAATTCTGAATTTTGCTAGTAGGGCATTTCTAATATCCAAGTAAAAATCCACGAAGATTCCTGCGGGAACAGCACACGTTGTAAGACGCGACAGACCGCGCGACAGCGAGGGTTGCGGCTTACACTGTGCCCGCGGAAAGCGCAGTGGATTTTTATGAAATAGAAGGCTGAAACATTGTTAGATGCCCCGAGCAAAGTGCCAGTCACCGAAACAATTCTGAATATTACCAGTGCCAGTCACTGAAACAATTGAGGCTTTTTCCATATAAAAGATGTTGCCTTAAAGCAAGAATATAGTTAAATGCATGATAAAATAAAAGAAAAAGACAGGAGGCGCAAATACAATGAAATTATTCCATACTGCCGATTGGCATTTAGGCAAGCTTGTACAAGGGATGTATATGACTGAGGACCAACGCTATATTTTACAACAATTTTTGCAAGCCATTGACGATGAAAAGCCGGATGCAATTATTGTAGCAGGCGATTTATATGATCGCTCAATGCCACCTGTAGAGGCGGTTAATTTACTAAATGATGTTTTAGCAGAAATTGTACTAGAAAAGAAAATTCCTGTGTTAGCAGTCGCTGGAAATCATGATAGTGCAGGTCGATTAAATTTTGGTAGTCGTGTTATGCGTGATAGTGGATTACATATAGTAGGTCAGTTCACAAAAGAACATTCGCCTATTGTACTAAACGACGCGTTCGGTGAGGTGCATTTTCATCTTGTACCGTTTGCAGAGCCAGCCTCCGTCCGTACTATTTTAGAAGATGATACGATTCAATCACATCAAGATGCGATGCAAAAAATTATCGCACATATTAAACAAACGATGGATACAACAAAGCGGAATGTATTTATTGGACATGCCTTTGTCACGAAATACGGCTATGAGGAAGAAAACACGAGTGATTCAGAACGCCCACTCTCTATAGGTGGTTCTGATTGCGTCGATGCAGCGCTATTTAAACATTTCAACTATACGGCACTGGGACATCTTCATAAAGCCCATTTTGTATTGAATGAATCGATTCGATATGCAGGTTCGCCATTAAAGTACTCGTTGTCTGAACATCTACATGAAAAAGGCTTTTTAATTGTAGATTTAGATGCAAGTGGGCACGTTGAAGTCACTAAACAAAAATTAGTGCCTAGACGTGATCTACGAGTGGTAGAGGGCTCAATGGACGATTTATTAAAACGACCACCATGCGAAGACTATGTTTTTGTACGTTTAACAGATACGACGCCAGTTGCTTCACCGATGGAGCGAATTCGTACTGTATTTCCACATGCGATGCATATTGAACGAAAGGCGTCTCGCATGCAAGAAGACCGTGGAATACAAGCAATTGATATAGAAAAAGTAGAGGATATTGATTTATTCCGTGGCTTTTATGCTGATATTTTGGGTGAACAGCCCGATGCAGATACTGAGCGTCTATTTATAGAAATGTTACAGGAATTATTAGAAGAGGAACGGGAGGCAGTGCGATGAAACCACTTAAGTTAACGATTACTGCTTTCGGACCTTATAAACATACAGAGGTTATTGATTTCCAACAGCTTGGTGAGTATCGGTTATTTGCTATATCAGGAAAAACGGGTGCTGGCAAAACGACAATCTTTGATGCCATTTGTTATGCACTCTATGGATCAGGGAGCGGAGAGGACCGTCAGGATACAGCAATGCTTCGAAGCGGTTTTGCTGCAGATGATGTATATACTTCAGTAGAATTAGTTTTTGAAATGAGAGGTAAAGTCTATCAAATTGTACGGCAGCCTGGTCATATTAAAGCAAAAAATAAAAGCGTTACAGGTAAAAAAGTTGAGTTAGCAGAAATGAAGGACGGTAAACTTGACTTTAGTATTGTAGAGAAGCAGCAAACAAATGAAGTAGATAAAAAGTTGTTGGAAATTATAGGGCTAACAAAAGATCAATTTAGTCAAATTGTAATGTTGCCTCAAGGAGAGTTTCGCAAACTTTTAACATCAGACTCTACCAATAAAGAAGTCATTTTACGTAAAATATTTAAAACAGATCGTTTCAGTGCGATGACTAAAAAGCTGGATATAAAAAGGAAAGAAGCAGAAAAGGATTTAGAACATGCCCAGCAATTAAAAGAGCACTTACTGGGGCAAATTGCAGGCGTTTTACCAGAGCGACCATCAACACTGTTTACTTGTATAAACAATAATACAGACAATATGCATCAGCTAAAAAATGCTCTAGAAGAGGAGCAATTCTATTATAATGCTAGTATTCGAACGGAACAAATGCGCTATGAAGAAGCTTATGCAAATCATCAAAAAGAACAAGAATATTACAGTATGGCAAAAGCGCTTAACGAACAATTTGATCAACAGGCACAACGACAAGCACGTTTGCAATTGCTGATGCAGCAACGAGAAAAATATACTTCGATGGAACAAGAAATACAGTTAGCGGAGCAAGCAAATCGTCTCATTATGCTCGAACAACAGTGTGTGGACTTGCGGACAGAACAAAATCGTAAAGAACAGCTTTATCAGCAGGCTACAATTAATCATCACAATGCAGTAGAACAGCTAAAGAAAGTGCAACAATTGTATACAGAGGAAGAAGCAAAAGAGCCAGAGCGTCAGCACATTTTGCAACAGGAAATAGAGCTACTAGCGTTGGTGCCGAAATTTGAAGCATTTGAAAGTACTCAGCAAAATTTGGGGATAATTGAACAGCTTGTTGAAAGTTCAAAACGTGCAGTAGCTGATAATCTTGCTATTTTAGAAAAAGAACAGATGCTAGTTCGGCAATTAACCGCAACAATTGAGCAATATGAAAAGCAGATGGAACCTTATGCAGGCTATTTAGAACAGCTTCCTATACTTAAAGAACAAGTAACACTATTAGCTCAAATTGAAAAATATGAGCGAGCGTGTAAGGAAGCTGAGCGAGCTATGAATAATGCCCATGAGCAATACCAAGGAAGTAAGCAAGCGCTTCAAACAAAAGAGCAACAATGGATTACGGGACAGGCTAGCATATTAGCAGCTAAGTTGAAGGACGGAGATCCATGCCCTGTTTGCGGTAGTACAACACATCAACTCACACATAGAGAACCGTTAGAAGTAGTAGATGAAGCAGAGCTAGAATCTTTACGAACGATGACCAATGCAATGGAGCGTAAATATTTGGAGCAAGATGCGACGTTAAAAACAACTAAACAACTGCTTCAAGAGGCAACAGAGCAATTAAATGCTTATCATATTTCAATAGATAATCGATTAGAACTGACATCTTCTTTACATTTTATTGAACAACAAGTTACAGTTTTAAAAATAGTGAAGGATCAACTGTCTGTCGCACGAACTAAGCTAAAGGGACAACACGAAAAAAATGAACAGCTTCAACAAAAACAACTACAATTAGAGCAACATTTTGCAGAGCAGTCGAAAGAGTTAATAAAACAGCAAGCGATTGTAGAAGAACAGCAAAAGCAAATTCCGAAACACATACAGTCATTACAAGCGTTAAAACAAACGATTGCAGATGTAGGTTCGCAAAAAATGGCGTTACAGTCAGCTTGGAACGCGATTCAGCAAAATTTACAGGCGACTAAGGAAGCAACAAATAAGGCTTCTATGACAGAAGAACTTGCAAAAACAGCCTATGAGGAATTGCTAAATAAACTGAATGAAAAGCGTGAACAGTTTTTAGTAAGCATGAAAGATGTGGGGTTTGCAGCCTATGAAGAATACG
Proteins encoded in this region:
- a CDS encoding AAA family ATPase, producing the protein MKPLKLTITAFGPYKHTEVIDFQQLGEYRLFAISGKTGAGKTTIFDAICYALYGSGSGEDRQDTAMLRSGFAADDVYTSVELVFEMRGKVYQIVRQPGHIKAKNKSVTGKKVELAEMKDGKLDFSIVEKQQTNEVDKKLLEIIGLTKDQFSQIVMLPQGEFRKLLTSDSTNKEVILRKIFKTDRFSAMTKKLDIKRKEAEKDLEHAQQLKEHLLGQIAGVLPERPSTLFTCINNNTDNMHQLKNALEEEQFYYNASIRTEQMRYEEAYANHQKEQEYYSMAKALNEQFDQQAQRQARLQLLMQQREKYTSMEQEIQLAEQANRLIMLEQQCVDLRTEQNRKEQLYQQATINHHNAVEQLKKVQQLYTEEEAKEPERQHILQQEIELLALVPKFEAFESTQQNLGIIEQLVESSKRAVADNLAILEKEQMLVRQLTATIEQYEKQMEPYAGYLEQLPILKEQVTLLAQIEKYERACKEAERAMNNAHEQYQGSKQALQTKEQQWITGQASILAAKLKDGDPCPVCGSTTHQLTHREPLEVVDEAELESLRTMTNAMERKYLEQDATLKTTKQLLQEATEQLNAYHISIDNRLELTSSLHFIEQQVTVLKIVKDQLSVARTKLKGQHEKNEQLQQKQLQLEQHFAEQSKELIKQQAIVEEQQKQIPKHIQSLQALKQTIADVGSQKMALQSAWNAIQQNLQATKEATNKASMTEELAKTAYEELLNKLNEKREQFLVSMKDVGFAAYEEYAAAKRSDSEIEDLRKACRDYALQSHSLQQQIADGAKHLEGKEKQNLEELEEKLEMLRATYEEAFKTLQQTQSYAKACADFIVKVEDTAKEIRVLEQEAGRVKELYTVLNGQNPKKLSFERYIQINYLDKITAAANIRLFHLSNGQFELRRSDRLEKHAKQSGLGLDVYDAYTDQLRDVKTLSGGEKFNASLSLALGMADVIQSFQGNIRIETMFIDEGFGSLDEEALNKAIDTLIDLQDSGRMIGVISHVAELKAAMPAVLHVEKTLSGHSTTHFEVK